One genomic segment of Culturomica massiliensis includes these proteins:
- a CDS encoding toprim domain-containing protein, producing the protein MERTEIDAMRHIPLADFLARLGHEPVRRSGNELWYRAPYRNERTPSFRVNVAKQLWYDFGTGKGGDIFTLAGEFIGSNDFMEQVKFIAETANMPMPVSEMSKPTFLPKPSEPAFEGVEATPLFRSPLTDYLAERGIPYGIASRYCCRLNYAARGKRYFAVGFPNVAGGYEIRSRFFKGCVPPKDVSLVKAEGSPADVCSVFEGFMDFLSAATLGLETGDCLVLNSISNVEKAMRYLDGYGRIDCYLDRDEAGRRTLEMLKGHYEERVCDRSALYDGCKDLNEYLQLTTKKEQ; encoded by the coding sequence ATGGAACGGACGGAAATCGATGCCATGAGGCATATACCCCTTGCGGACTTCCTCGCACGGCTGGGACATGAGCCTGTACGAAGAAGCGGCAACGAATTGTGGTATCGTGCGCCATACCGCAATGAGCGCACGCCCTCTTTCCGTGTGAACGTGGCGAAACAGCTCTGGTACGACTTCGGTACGGGCAAGGGCGGCGACATCTTCACGCTTGCCGGGGAGTTTATCGGAAGCAACGACTTCATGGAACAAGTGAAGTTCATAGCGGAAACCGCCAATATGCCTATGCCTGTTTCCGAAATGAGTAAACCGACTTTCCTGCCTAAACCGTCAGAACCTGCCTTTGAAGGAGTGGAAGCCACCCCGCTGTTTCGTTCTCCACTGACGGACTATCTGGCGGAACGGGGTATTCCTTACGGCATTGCATCCCGGTATTGCTGCCGACTGAATTACGCTGCGCGTGGCAAGCGGTATTTCGCCGTCGGTTTTCCGAATGTGGCGGGTGGCTATGAAATCCGCAGCCGCTTCTTCAAAGGATGTGTGCCTCCGAAGGATGTGTCGCTGGTCAAGGCGGAAGGCTCTCCGGCTGACGTATGTAGCGTATTTGAAGGATTCATGGACTTTCTTTCCGCTGCCACGCTCGGATTGGAAACGGGTGATTGCCTTGTGCTGAACTCCATTTCCAACGTGGAAAAGGCTATGAGGTATCTGGACGGTTACGGGCGCATAGACTGTTACCTCGACCGTGACGAAGCCGGACGGCGCACGTTGGAAATGCTGAAAGGACACTACGAGGAACGTGTCTGCGACCGTTCCGCCCTCTATGATGGTTGCAAGGACTTGAACGAGTATCTGCAACTGACAACGAAAAAAGAACAATAA
- a CDS encoding conjugal transfer protein TraO, with protein MRKYIAIVIASLALFTGQAHAQRCLPKMQGIEVRANMADGFNPGGNDGGHSFGAALSTYTKKGNKWVFGGEYLLKNNPYKDGKIPVAQFTAEGGYYFKILSDARKIVFVYAGASALAGYESVNWGEKVLHDGSTLHDRDSFIYGGALTLDVEFYVADRIALLANLRECCLWGGDTRKFHTQWGVGVKFIIN; from the coding sequence ATGAGAAAGTACATCGCAATAGTCATCGCGTCGCTTGCCCTGTTCACGGGGCAGGCGCACGCCCAGCGATGCCTGCCGAAGATGCAGGGCATCGAGGTCAGGGCGAACATGGCGGACGGTTTCAATCCCGGCGGCAACGACGGCGGGCACAGCTTCGGGGCGGCTCTTTCCACCTACACGAAAAAGGGGAATAAATGGGTGTTCGGCGGCGAGTACCTGTTGAAGAACAACCCTTACAAGGACGGGAAGATACCCGTGGCGCAGTTCACGGCGGAGGGGGGATACTACTTCAAGATACTCTCCGATGCCCGTAAAATCGTGTTCGTCTATGCAGGGGCTTCGGCTCTTGCCGGATATGAATCGGTGAACTGGGGCGAAAAGGTGTTGCATGACGGCTCCACGCTCCATGACCGGGACTCCTTTATCTACGGCGGTGCATTGACGCTCGATGTGGAGTTTTACGTGGCAGACCGTATCGCTCTGCTCGCCAACCTCCGGGAGTGTTGCCTGTGGGGTGGCGACACGAGGAAGTTTCATACGCAGTGGGGCGTGGGCGTGAAGTTCATCATAAACTGA
- the traN gene encoding conjugative transposon protein TraN — MKKVIIILALAMGIVTANAQENVTVVTDNGSEQPTLTKEVYPQKEADGDLYHGLTKKLTFDRMVPPHGLEVTYDKTVHVIFPSEVRYVDLGSPDLIAGKADGAENVIRVKATVRNFPNETNMSVITEDGSFYTFNVKYADEPLLLNVEMCDFIHDGEKVNRPNNAQEIYLRELGSESPMLVRLIMKSILGQNKREVKHIGCKRFGIQYLLKGIYTHNGLLYFHTEIKNQSNVPFDVDYITWKIVDKKVAKRTAVQEQIILPLRAQNYATLVPGKKSERTVFTMAKFTIPDDKCLVVGLNEKNGGRHQSFVIENEDLVRANTINELQVR, encoded by the coding sequence ATGAAAAAAGTAATCATCATACTTGCCCTCGCTATGGGCATCGTAACTGCCAACGCGCAGGAGAACGTAACCGTTGTAACGGACAACGGAAGTGAACAACCGACCTTGACAAAGGAGGTCTATCCGCAGAAGGAGGCGGACGGCGATCTGTATCACGGGCTGACAAAGAAGCTGACCTTCGACCGCATGGTTCCCCCGCACGGCTTGGAAGTGACCTACGACAAGACCGTCCACGTCATTTTCCCCTCGGAGGTGCGCTACGTCGATTTAGGCTCGCCCGACCTGATTGCGGGTAAAGCCGACGGAGCGGAGAACGTCATCCGCGTGAAAGCGACCGTGAGGAACTTCCCGAACGAAACCAATATGTCCGTGATAACGGAGGACGGGAGTTTCTATACCTTCAACGTGAAATATGCCGATGAACCGCTGCTGCTCAACGTGGAGATGTGTGACTTCATCCATGATGGCGAGAAGGTGAACCGCCCGAACAACGCGCAGGAAATCTACCTGAGGGAGCTGGGCAGCGAAAGCCCGATGCTGGTGCGCCTTATCATGAAGTCCATCCTGGGGCAGAACAAGCGCGAGGTGAAGCATATCGGCTGCAAGCGATTCGGCATCCAGTACCTGCTGAAAGGTATCTATACGCATAACGGGTTACTCTATTTCCACACGGAGATAAAGAACCAGAGCAACGTGCCTTTCGATGTGGACTACATCACATGGAAAATCGTTGACAAGAAGGTGGCGAAGCGTACCGCCGTGCAGGAGCAGATCATCCTGCCGCTCCGTGCGCAGAATTACGCCACACTCGTGCCGGGAAAGAAGAGCGAGCGCACGGTATTCACGATGGCGAAGTTCACCATTCCCGACGACAAATGCCTCGTGGTGGGACTCAACGAGAAGAACGGAGGTCGCCACCAGTCTTTCGTGATTGAGAACGAGGATTTGGTACGTGCCAATACCATCAACGAACTTCAAGTGCGCTGA
- the traM gene encoding conjugative transposon protein TraM, whose product MEQTKNEPKNENKAAPDNGKPKKERKPLTEAQRLKRQKMIVLPAMVLVFIGAMWLIFAPSSDKEQQPGTGGYNIEMPDADKANRQIIGDKVKAYEQGAMEERQENRSRTMQELGYMFDREVAETDSGRDFDLANPGGMEENVKSAPKTIQSSAAAYRDLNATLGNFYEQPKNDNADMDELLERIASLESELETEKGKASAMDDQVALMEKSYELAAKYMGGQNGTQPPVGQAAEPYPVQKAGKNTAAPVRQVTHQVVSSLSQPMSNAEFVASFSQERNRSFNTAVGVTTVSDRNTISACVYGAQSVTDGQAVRLRLLEPMAVADKIIPRNAVVVGTAKIQGERLDIEITSLEYAGTIIPVELAVYDTDGQPGIFIPNSMEMNAVREVAANMGGSLGSSINISTNAGAQLASDLGKGLIQGTSQYIAKKMRTVKVHLKSGYKVMLYQDRD is encoded by the coding sequence ATGGAACAGACGAAGAATGAACCTAAAAACGAGAACAAGGCGGCTCCCGACAACGGGAAACCGAAGAAGGAGCGCAAGCCGCTGACCGAAGCCCAAAGGCTGAAACGTCAGAAAATGATAGTGCTGCCCGCTATGGTGCTGGTATTCATCGGTGCTATGTGGCTGATATTCGCCCCGTCTTCCGACAAGGAGCAGCAACCGGGAACGGGTGGTTACAATATCGAAATGCCCGACGCTGACAAGGCGAACCGTCAGATCATCGGCGACAAGGTGAAAGCCTACGAACAGGGGGCGATGGAGGAACGGCAGGAGAACCGCAGCCGCACCATGCAGGAGCTGGGCTATATGTTCGACCGCGAAGTGGCGGAAACGGATAGCGGCAGGGACTTCGACCTTGCCAATCCCGGAGGCATGGAAGAGAATGTGAAGTCCGCCCCGAAGACCATCCAATCATCCGCAGCCGCCTACCGCGACCTCAATGCCACGCTCGGCAACTTCTACGAGCAGCCAAAGAACGACAATGCGGATATGGACGAACTGTTAGAGCGTATCGCCTCGCTGGAATCGGAACTGGAAACCGAGAAAGGCAAGGCATCCGCTATGGATGACCAAGTGGCACTCATGGAGAAGTCCTATGAACTGGCGGCGAAGTACATGGGCGGGCAGAACGGCACACAGCCACCTGTCGGACAGGCGGCAGAGCCTTACCCCGTGCAGAAAGCCGGAAAGAACACGGCTGCACCTGTCAGGCAGGTAACGCATCAGGTGGTATCTTCGCTCTCACAGCCGATGAGCAACGCTGAGTTTGTCGCCTCCTTCTCGCAGGAGCGCAACCGCAGTTTCAATACGGCGGTGGGTGTCACGACTGTATCGGACAGGAACACCATATCGGCGTGTGTCTATGGGGCGCAGAGTGTGACTGACGGGCAGGCGGTAAGATTACGGCTGCTGGAGCCGATGGCAGTGGCGGACAAAATCATACCCCGCAATGCAGTGGTGGTAGGCACGGCAAAGATTCAGGGCGAACGACTCGATATTGAAATTACTTCGCTGGAGTACGCAGGTACGATTATACCGGTAGAACTGGCGGTGTATGACACGGACGGACAGCCCGGCATCTTCATTCCAAACTCGATGGAGATGAACGCCGTCAGGGAGGTTGCCGCCAACATGGGCGGCTCGCTGGGCAGCAGCATTAATATCTCCACCAACGCAGGGGCGCAGCTCGCCTCCGACTTGGGCAAGGGGCTGATACAAGGCACGAGCCAGTATATCGCCAAGAAGATGCGTACCGTCAAGGTGCATCTGAAATCCGGATACAAGGTCATGCTATATCAGGACAGAGATTGA
- a CDS encoding TraL conjugative transposon family protein: MKKIRKSFWRAYWKLHDKKKMLVARLKGYLDGLPPKTRKRIVLAMLAAFTVLALYTFGKAVYDIGRNDGSRIVTDHAGQVELSVKPENNHNVIPYLYGTDEE; this comes from the coding sequence ATGAAGAAAATCAGAAAATCATTTTGGCGTGCGTACTGGAAGCTCCACGACAAAAAGAAAATGCTGGTGGCAAGGCTCAAAGGCTATCTGGACGGTTTGCCCCCGAAAACACGCAAGCGCATCGTGCTGGCGATGCTCGCCGCCTTCACGGTGCTTGCCCTTTACACCTTCGGCAAAGCTGTCTATGACATCGGCAGGAATGACGGCAGCCGGATAGTAACAGACCATGCCGGACAGGTGGAACTGTCCGTAAAGCCGGAAAACAATCATAATGTAATACCTTATTTATATGGAACAGACGAAGAATGA
- the traK gene encoding conjugative transposon protein TraK, with translation MEFKSLKNIESSFRQIRLFGIVFLSLCAVITVWSVWSSYRFAERQREKIYVLDNGKSLMLALSQDLSQNRPAEAREHVRRFHELFFTLSPEKSAIEHNVKRALLLADKSVYNYYSDFAEKGYYNRIIAGNINQVLKVDSVVCDFNGYPYRAVTYATQKIIRQSNVTERSLVTTCRLLNSSRSDDNPNGFTIEGFTIIENKDLQTIKR, from the coding sequence ATGGAATTTAAGTCACTTAAAAACATCGAATCATCGTTCAGGCAGATACGCCTGTTCGGTATCGTCTTCCTCTCGTTGTGTGCCGTAATAACGGTATGGAGCGTGTGGAGTTCCTACCGCTTCGCGGAGCGGCAACGGGAAAAGATTTACGTGCTGGACAACGGCAAGTCGCTGATGCTGGCTCTCTCGCAAGACTTGTCGCAGAACCGTCCGGCAGAAGCGAGGGAACACGTGCGCCGTTTCCACGAGCTGTTCTTCACGCTCTCACCCGAAAAGAGCGCGATAGAGCATAATGTGAAACGCGCCCTGCTATTAGCGGACAAAAGCGTGTACAACTACTATTCGGACTTCGCCGAGAAAGGGTACTACAACCGCATCATCGCCGGGAACATCAACCAAGTGCTGAAGGTGGACAGCGTGGTGTGCGACTTCAACGGCTATCCCTACCGTGCCGTGACCTACGCCACGCAGAAGATCATCCGGCAGAGCAACGTCACCGAGCGCAGCCTCGTGACCACGTGCCGCCTTTTGAACTCGTCCCGTTCGGACGACAATCCCAACGGTTTCACCATCGAGGGCTTCACCATCATCGAGAACAAGGATTTACAAACCATCAAAAGGTAA
- the traJ gene encoding conjugative transposon protein TraJ encodes MNFDNLHQILRSLYEQMMPLCGDMAGVAKGIAGLGALFYVAYRVWQSLARAEPIDVFPMLRPFAIGLCIMFFPTVVLGTINSIMSPVVQGTAKMLEAETLDMNRYREQKDKLEYEAMMRNPETAYLVSNEEFDKQLEELGWSPGDMVTMAGMYIERGMYNMKKGIRDFFREILELMFQAAALVIDTIRTFFLVVLAILGPIAFAISVWDGFQSTLTQWICRYIQVYLWLPVSDMFSTILAKIQVLMLQSDIERMQADPNFSLDSSDGVYIVFMIIGIIGYFTIPTVAGWIIQAGGMGSYGRNVNQTAGRAGSMAGSVAGAAAGNVVGRAGKLLK; translated from the coding sequence ATGAATTTCGACAACCTTCACCAAATTCTGCGCTCGCTCTACGAACAGATGATGCCGCTATGCGGGGACATGGCGGGCGTGGCGAAAGGCATCGCCGGGCTGGGCGCACTCTTTTATGTGGCCTACCGGGTATGGCAGTCGCTGGCGAGAGCCGAACCGATAGACGTGTTCCCTATGCTCCGCCCGTTCGCTATCGGTCTGTGCATCATGTTCTTTCCGACGGTGGTACTGGGTACGATAAACAGCATCATGTCGCCCGTCGTGCAGGGTACGGCAAAGATGCTGGAGGCGGAAACGCTGGACATGAACCGATACCGTGAGCAGAAGGACAAACTGGAGTACGAAGCGATGATGCGCAATCCCGAAACCGCCTACCTCGTGTCAAATGAGGAGTTTGACAAACAACTGGAAGAACTGGGCTGGTCGCCCGGCGACATGGTGACGATGGCGGGGATGTACATCGAGCGCGGGATGTACAACATGAAGAAGGGCATCCGCGACTTCTTCCGCGAGATACTGGAACTGATGTTCCAAGCCGCCGCCCTCGTGATAGACACCATCCGCACGTTCTTCCTCGTGGTGCTGGCGATACTCGGTCCGATAGCCTTCGCCATATCGGTGTGGGACGGCTTCCAAAGCACGCTTACACAGTGGATATGCCGCTACATACAGGTCTATCTGTGGCTGCCCGTGTCGGATATGTTCAGCACCATACTGGCGAAGATACAAGTGCTGATGCTGCAAAGCGACATCGAACGGATGCAGGCTGACCCGAACTTCTCGCTGGATTCGAGCGACGGGGTGTACATCGTCTTCATGATAATCGGCATCATTGGTTACTTCACCATCCCCACGGTAGCAGGCTGGATTATCCAAGCCGGAGGCATGGGAAGCTACGGTCGCAACGTGAACCAGACGGCAGGACGAGCCGGAAGTATGGCGGGCAGCGTGGCGGGCGCAGCCGCAGGAAACGTGGTCGGACGTGCCGGGAAACTACTGAAATAA
- a CDS encoding DUF4141 domain-containing protein: MRTRITLIICLCLFAVGRASAQWAVIDPSNIAQSIVNTSKNVVHTSTTAQNMIKNFQETVKIYEQGKKYYDALKSVNNLVKDARKVQQTILMVGDITDTYVTSFQKMMRDDNFTVEELGAIAFGYTKLLEESNDVLTELKNVVNITTLSMTDKERMDVVERCYSKMKRYRNLVSYYTNKNISVSYLRAKKKNDLDRIIGLYGNMNERYW; encoded by the coding sequence ATGAGAACAAGAATAACACTTATTATCTGCCTGTGCCTGTTTGCAGTCGGCAGGGCAAGCGCACAGTGGGCGGTGATAGACCCGTCCAACATCGCGCAGAGCATCGTGAACACCTCGAAGAACGTGGTACACACTTCCACGACCGCCCAAAATATGATAAAAAATTTTCAAGAGACCGTGAAGATTTACGAACAGGGCAAGAAGTATTACGACGCACTCAAATCCGTGAACAATCTGGTAAAGGACGCCCGGAAGGTGCAGCAGACCATCCTGATGGTGGGTGACATCACCGACACCTATGTGACCAGTTTCCAGAAGATGATGCGTGACGACAACTTCACGGTGGAGGAACTGGGAGCCATCGCCTTTGGCTACACCAAGTTATTGGAGGAATCCAACGATGTGCTGACGGAACTGAAGAATGTGGTGAATATCACCACGCTCTCCATGACGGACAAGGAGCGCATGGACGTGGTGGAACGCTGCTACTCCAAAATGAAGCGTTACCGCAACCTCGTGAGCTACTACACCAACAAGAACATTAGCGTGAGTTACCTGCGTGCGAAGAAGAAAAACGACCTTGACCGCATCATAGGGCTGTACGGGAACATGAACGAAAGATATTGGTAG
- a CDS encoding DUF3876 domain-containing protein: protein MSISRTKMLQVSKCLIGLAVMVLQSCDITDNRRDLLCGNWESVEGKPDVLIYKEGEAYKVTVFKRSGIRRKLKPETYLLQEENGNLFMNTGFRIDVSYNEATDILTFSPNGDYVRVNPKPDHPIGEQ from the coding sequence ATGAGTATATCAAGAACGAAAATGCTGCAAGTCAGCAAGTGTTTAATCGGGCTGGCGGTCATGGTGCTGCAATCCTGCGACATAACGGACAACCGACGCGACCTGCTTTGCGGAAACTGGGAGAGTGTGGAGGGCAAGCCCGACGTGCTTATCTACAAGGAGGGCGAAGCCTATAAGGTGACGGTATTCAAGCGGAGCGGCATCCGCCGCAAGCTGAAGCCGGAAACCTATCTCTTGCAGGAGGAGAACGGCAATCTGTTCATGAACACCGGATTCCGCATCGACGTGTCCTACAACGAGGCGACGGACATCCTGACCTTCTCGCCGAACGGGGACTACGTGCGTGTGAACCCGAAACCGGACCATCCGATAGGCGAGCAATAA
- a CDS encoding TraG family conjugative transposon ATPase, translating to MRNTSKMITLENKFPLLAVEHGCIISKDADITVAFEVELPELYTVTGAEYEAIHGCWCKAIKVLPYFCVVHKQDWFIKEKYMPELQKDDMSFLSRSFERHFNERPYLKHSCYLYLTKTTKERNRMQSNFSTLCRGHIIPKELDKETAGKFMEAAEQFERIMNDSGFVRLRRLSTDEIVGTEKSAGLIERYFSLMPEGDTTLQDIDLSAKEMRIGDNRLCLHTLSDAEDMPGKVATDIRYEKLSTDRSDCRLSFASPVGLLLSCNHIYNQYVIIDNSEENLQKFEKSARNMQSLSRYSRSNSINREWIDQYLNEAHSYGLTSVRAHFNVMAWSDDAEELKHIKNDVGSQLASMECVPRHNTIDCPTLYWAAMPGNAADFPAEESFHTFIEQAVCLFTEETNYRSSLSPFGIKMVDRLTGKPLHLDISDLPMKRGITTNRNKFVLGPSGSGKSFFMNHLVRQYYEQGTHVVLVDTGNSYQGLCEMIRRKTNGADGVYFTYTEEKPISFNPFYTDDYVFDVEKKDSIKTLLLTLWKSEDDKVTKTESGELGSAVNAYIERIRADRSIVPSFNTFYEYMRDDYRRELAEREIKVEKSDFNIDNMLTTMRQYYRGGRYDFLLNSTENIDLLGKRFIVFEIDSIKENRELFPVVTIIIMEAFINKMRRLKGVRKQLIVEEAWKALSSANMAEYLRYMYKTVRKYYGEAIVVTQEVDDIISSPVVKESIINNSDCKILLDQRKYMNKFDAIQSLLGLTEKEKSQILSINMANNPSRLYKEVWIGLGGTQSAVYATEVSAEEYLAYTTEETEKVEVYRLAEQLGGDIEAVIRQLAERRRKKE from the coding sequence ATGAGAAATACATCCAAAATGATAACACTGGAAAACAAGTTCCCCCTGCTGGCGGTGGAGCATGGCTGCATCATCTCCAAAGACGCCGACATCACGGTGGCTTTTGAGGTGGAACTGCCGGAGCTTTACACCGTGACGGGCGCAGAGTACGAGGCGATACACGGCTGCTGGTGCAAGGCTATCAAGGTGCTGCCGTACTTCTGCGTCGTGCATAAGCAGGATTGGTTCATCAAGGAGAAATATATGCCGGAGTTACAGAAGGACGACATGAGTTTCTTGAGCCGTTCCTTTGAACGCCACTTCAACGAGCGTCCGTACCTGAAACACTCCTGCTATCTCTACTTGACCAAGACGACGAAAGAACGTAACCGTATGCAGAGCAACTTCAGTACGCTGTGCCGGGGACATATCATCCCGAAGGAGCTGGACAAGGAAACCGCCGGGAAGTTCATGGAGGCCGCCGAACAGTTCGAGCGCATCATGAACGACAGCGGCTTTGTGAGGCTGCGCCGCCTCTCCACCGACGAGATTGTCGGGACGGAGAAGTCCGCCGGGCTGATAGAGCGTTACTTCTCGCTCATGCCCGAAGGCGACACGACCTTGCAGGACATCGACCTCTCGGCAAAAGAAATGCGTATCGGTGACAACCGCCTGTGCCTGCACACCCTCTCCGACGCGGAGGATATGCCCGGAAAGGTGGCTACCGACATCCGCTACGAGAAACTCTCCACCGACCGCTCGGACTGTCGCCTCTCCTTCGCCTCCCCCGTGGGGCTGCTGCTTTCCTGCAACCACATCTATAACCAGTATGTGATTATCGACAACAGCGAGGAAAATTTGCAGAAGTTCGAGAAGTCCGCAAGGAATATGCAGTCGCTATCCCGATACAGCCGGAGCAACAGCATCAACCGCGAGTGGATAGACCAGTACCTGAACGAAGCCCATTCCTACGGGCTGACCTCGGTACGGGCGCACTTCAACGTCATGGCGTGGAGCGATGACGCGGAGGAACTGAAGCATATCAAGAACGATGTGGGCAGCCAGCTGGCAAGCATGGAGTGCGTGCCGCGCCACAACACCATCGACTGCCCGACACTCTACTGGGCGGCGATGCCCGGCAATGCGGCGGACTTCCCGGCAGAAGAGAGTTTCCACACCTTCATCGAGCAGGCGGTGTGCCTCTTCACGGAGGAAACCAACTACCGCAGCTCGCTCTCGCCCTTCGGCATCAAGATGGTGGACAGGCTTACGGGAAAACCGTTGCACCTCGACATCAGCGACCTGCCGATGAAGCGGGGTATCACGACCAACCGCAACAAGTTCGTGTTGGGTCCTTCGGGCAGCGGCAAATCCTTCTTTATGAACCACCTCGTGAGGCAATACTACGAGCAGGGTACGCACGTGGTACTGGTGGACACGGGAAACTCCTATCAGGGCTTGTGCGAAATGATCCGGCGCAAGACAAACGGGGCGGACGGCGTGTACTTCACCTACACGGAGGAGAAACCGATTTCGTTCAACCCGTTCTACACCGATGATTACGTGTTTGACGTGGAGAAGAAGGACAGCATCAAGACATTGCTGCTGACGCTCTGGAAGTCGGAGGACGACAAGGTGACGAAGACGGAAAGCGGTGAACTGGGCAGTGCGGTGAACGCCTATATCGAGCGTATCAGGGCTGACAGGAGCATCGTCCCCTCGTTCAACACCTTCTATGAGTATATGCGCGACGACTACCGCCGCGAACTGGCAGAACGTGAGATAAAGGTGGAGAAGTCCGACTTCAACATCGACAATATGCTCACTACCATGCGGCAGTATTACCGGGGCGGACGCTACGACTTCCTGCTCAACTCCACGGAGAACATAGACCTGCTCGGCAAGCGGTTCATCGTCTTCGAGATTGACAGTATAAAGGAGAATCGCGAGCTTTTCCCTGTGGTGACCATCATCATCATGGAAGCCTTCATCAACAAGATGCGCCGATTGAAAGGCGTAAGGAAACAGTTGATAGTGGAAGAGGCTTGGAAGGCTCTATCTTCGGCGAACATGGCTGAGTACCTGCGCTATATGTACAAGACCGTGCGCAAGTATTACGGGGAGGCAATCGTGGTGACGCAGGAGGTGGACGACATCATTTCCTCGCCCGTCGTCAAGGAGAGCATCATCAACAACTCCGACTGCAAGATACTCCTTGACCAGCGGAAGTACATGAACAAGTTTGATGCCATACAGTCCCTGTTGGGTCTGACGGAGAAAGAGAAGTCGCAGATACTCTCCATCAACATGGCGAACAACCCGTCAAGGCTCTACAAGGAAGTGTGGATAGGACTGGGCGGCACGCAGTCGGCAGTCTATGCCACCGAAGTTAGTGCTGAAGAGTATCTGGCGTACACCACCGAAGAAACGGAAAAAGTAGAGGTTTACCGTCTGGCGGAACAGTTGGGCGGCGACATTGAAGCCGTCATCCGGCAGCTTGCCGAAAGGCGGAGAAAAAAGGAATAA